In Synergistetes bacterium HGW-Synergistetes-1, one genomic interval encodes:
- a CDS encoding 3-isopropylmalate dehydratase large subunit (catalyzes the isomerization between 2-isopropylmalate and 3-isopropylmalate in leucine biosynthesis), with amino-acid sequence MAMTLAEAIIAKHTKDPVEAGSICRVSVDFAFTNDITGPPAIKEFRKMGAKKVFDPARCAILPDHFSPAKDIASAEQIKECREFAYEQDMLFWEVGRVGVEHAFLPENGLVLPGEIVLGADSHTCTHGAMGALATGVGSTDLAAAWALGETWLRVPETMKVSYEGTPSEWICGKDMILALIGKIGVEGARYMALEFHGEALGKLGLDDRFTLSNMAIEAGGKTGLINPDEKLLQYARERAARHFEPIFADKDAVYAASLTIDVTDMEPQVAMPHLPENVKPVSEAAGTPVDQVFIGSCTNGRISDLRSAARILKGKKVHKKTRLMVIPASYEIYRQAMKEGLFDIFLDAGAAISTPSCGPCLGGHLGILAAGERCISTSNRNFVGRMGSPKSEVILAGPMVAAASAVAGHICHPKEIMA; translated from the coding sequence ATGGCCATGACTCTCGCTGAGGCGATAATAGCAAAGCACACCAAGGACCCTGTTGAAGCAGGCTCTATCTGCCGTGTCAGCGTAGATTTCGCTTTCACGAACGACATAACCGGCCCCCCCGCGATAAAAGAATTCAGGAAAATGGGGGCGAAAAAGGTCTTCGACCCTGCGCGCTGCGCAATTTTACCCGACCATTTCTCGCCGGCAAAGGACATCGCTTCTGCAGAACAGATCAAGGAGTGCCGTGAATTTGCATACGAACAGGACATGCTTTTCTGGGAAGTAGGCAGGGTCGGGGTCGAACACGCCTTCCTTCCTGAAAACGGGCTCGTCCTTCCGGGAGAAATAGTTCTCGGCGCTGACAGTCACACCTGCACGCACGGAGCTATGGGAGCACTTGCAACAGGAGTAGGTTCGACTGACCTCGCAGCCGCATGGGCTTTGGGTGAAACCTGGCTCAGAGTACCTGAGACCATGAAGGTCTCTTATGAAGGGACTCCGTCGGAATGGATCTGCGGCAAGGACATGATACTCGCTCTGATAGGAAAGATCGGGGTAGAGGGAGCCCGCTACATGGCCCTCGAATTCCACGGAGAGGCTCTTGGAAAGCTTGGACTTGATGACAGGTTCACCCTGTCAAACATGGCCATTGAAGCAGGGGGAAAGACAGGTCTGATAAACCCTGATGAAAAACTCCTCCAATACGCCCGCGAACGTGCGGCGAGGCATTTTGAGCCGATCTTTGCCGATAAGGACGCAGTCTATGCAGCTTCCCTCACGATAGATGTGACAGATATGGAACCTCAGGTGGCAATGCCGCACCTGCCTGAAAATGTAAAACCTGTATCTGAGGCTGCAGGAACACCTGTCGACCAGGTCTTCATCGGCTCCTGCACCAACGGCAGAATCAGCGACTTAAGAAGTGCTGCCAGGATACTCAAAGGAAAGAAAGTACACAAGAAGACAAGGCTTATGGTCATCCCGGCATCTTACGAGATCTACCGCCAGGCGATGAAGGAAGGGCTTTTTGATATATTCCTCGACGCAGGAGCAGCGATCTCGACCCCAAGCTGCGGCCCATGCCTCGGAGGCCACCTTGGTATCCTTGCCGCAGGCGAACGCTGCATATCGACAAGCAACAGGAACTTCGTAGGCAGGATGGGATCGCCAAAAAGCGAGGTAATCCTGGCCGGTCCTATGGTAGCGGCAGCATCCGCAGTTGCAGGCCACATCTGCCATCCAAAAGAAATAATGGCATAG
- a CDS encoding 2-isopropylmalate synthase, producing MIDRVRIFDTTLRDGEQAARINLNKGEKLQIARQLARLGVDVIEAGFPASSPGDFESVQAIAREIKGPIIAGLARTRSEDIRSAAEAVRDADRPRIHTFIATSPIHMEYKLKLDKEGVLAEVRSGVSLAKSLIDDVEFSAEDASRSEVPFLIEVFKTAIECGATTLNIPDTVGYAQPDEFYSFVKEIINGVNPPENIVWSVHCHNDLGLGVANSLAAVRAGARQIECTINGLGERAGNASMEEIVMALNTRQDQYPSKTTIDTTKLYSTSKLVAHLTGVMVQPNKAIVGLNAFAHEAGIHQHGMLCNRATYEIMTPETVGAPGSDLVLGKHSGRHAFRDRVENMGYQLSKEDIETGFTYFKELCDKKKDVSDGDIEALMLDRVLSFVPERRYILKDYAVHVGTGSKPTASVTLTSGDDDYTEAAVGNGPVDASYNAVKKILGFSPQLKGFRIGATSERSDAQGETRIVLHHKDIQAQGRGTSTDVIESSIRAYVDAINRLYAAAAAREIKLNGHDSR from the coding sequence ATGATAGATCGCGTACGAATTTTTGACACAACACTCAGAGACGGAGAACAGGCTGCAAGGATCAATCTCAACAAGGGAGAAAAGCTCCAGATTGCCCGTCAGCTGGCCCGACTTGGTGTTGATGTCATAGAGGCTGGTTTCCCCGCTTCGTCACCCGGCGACTTTGAATCCGTACAGGCAATAGCCCGTGAGATAAAGGGCCCGATAATAGCTGGGCTTGCGAGAACCAGATCAGAGGATATAAGAAGCGCAGCAGAAGCTGTAAGGGACGCTGACCGCCCGCGTATACACACGTTTATAGCGACAAGCCCGATACACATGGAGTATAAACTGAAGCTTGATAAAGAGGGTGTACTTGCAGAGGTCCGGAGCGGCGTGAGCCTGGCAAAGTCACTGATTGACGATGTTGAATTTTCTGCCGAAGACGCAAGCCGTTCTGAGGTACCGTTCCTCATCGAAGTCTTTAAAACAGCCATAGAATGCGGGGCAACGACCCTCAATATCCCGGATACAGTAGGGTATGCACAGCCTGATGAGTTTTACTCTTTTGTTAAAGAGATCATCAACGGAGTCAATCCTCCTGAAAATATAGTCTGGTCCGTACACTGCCATAACGATCTCGGGCTCGGGGTCGCAAACTCACTGGCCGCTGTAAGGGCAGGGGCAAGACAGATCGAATGCACTATCAACGGCCTCGGAGAACGGGCAGGAAATGCCTCAATGGAAGAGATAGTAATGGCTCTTAACACGAGGCAGGACCAGTACCCCTCCAAGACAACAATTGACACGACAAAGCTCTACAGCACCAGCAAGCTTGTAGCTCATCTTACCGGAGTAATGGTACAGCCGAACAAAGCAATAGTAGGACTGAACGCTTTCGCTCATGAAGCTGGCATACACCAGCACGGAATGCTCTGCAACAGGGCAACGTATGAGATTATGACCCCTGAAACCGTAGGAGCTCCGGGGTCTGACCTCGTCCTCGGCAAACACTCGGGTCGTCACGCATTCAGGGATCGGGTTGAAAACATGGGTTACCAGCTTTCAAAAGAAGACATTGAGACAGGGTTTACTTACTTCAAAGAACTCTGCGACAAGAAAAAAGACGTGAGCGACGGCGACATCGAAGCCCTGATGCTTGACAGGGTCCTCTCTTTCGTGCCTGAGAGAAGGTACATTCTCAAGGACTATGCGGTACATGTAGGCACAGGAAGCAAACCGACCGCCAGCGTCACCCTGACATCGGGCGATGACGACTACACTGAAGCGGCAGTAGGCAACGGACCAGTAGATGCATCCTACAACGCTGTGAAGAAGATCCTCGGATTCTCCCCGCAGCTGAAGGGATTCAGGATAGGGGCAACGAGTGAACGTTCAGATGCTCAGGGCGAAACCAGGATAGTTCTCCATCATAAAGACATTCAGGCCCAGGGACGCGGAACCAGCACGGACGTCATTGAATCGTCCATCCGCGCTTATGTGGACGCAATAAACAGACTGTACGCTGCGGCTGCAGCAAGGGAGATAAAACTAAATGGCCATGACTCTCGCTGA
- a CDS encoding ketol-acid reductoisomerase: protein MAKVYYDRDADLSFLDGKTITIIGYGSQGHAHAQNLRDSGATVIVALHEGSKSKVTAEKDGFEVCTVSEAAKKSDVMMFLMPDHLQASIYKNEVLPNLKKGAKLAFAHGFAVHFGQIVPEPDRDVFMVAPKGPGHMVRHMYKEGKGVPCLIAIYQDASGKAKDFALAYASGVGGGRAGIIETSFREETETDLFGEQAVLCGGVSELMQAGFQTLVEAGYQPEMAYFECINELKLIVDMVFEGGLSWMRYSVSDTAKYGDMIAGPRVIGEESKKAMKQLLTEIQDGTFARDWILENQTGRPRMKKWAKAAQEAECEGVGKELRKMMPWMEQKEIPRF from the coding sequence ATGGCAAAAGTATATTACGACCGCGACGCAGACCTTAGTTTTCTCGATGGAAAGACTATAACGATAATCGGTTATGGAAGCCAGGGACACGCACACGCACAGAATCTCCGCGATAGCGGAGCAACTGTGATCGTAGCCCTCCACGAGGGAAGTAAGTCAAAGGTGACCGCGGAGAAAGATGGTTTTGAAGTCTGCACTGTTTCAGAGGCTGCAAAGAAATCCGATGTAATGATGTTCCTCATGCCTGACCATCTGCAGGCATCTATATACAAAAACGAAGTGCTCCCCAACCTTAAAAAGGGCGCAAAACTTGCTTTCGCACACGGATTCGCAGTCCACTTCGGACAGATAGTACCCGAGCCCGACCGCGATGTCTTCATGGTAGCACCCAAGGGACCGGGACACATGGTGCGTCACATGTATAAAGAAGGAAAGGGCGTACCCTGCCTCATCGCGATATACCAGGATGCATCCGGCAAAGCAAAGGACTTCGCCCTTGCATACGCGTCAGGTGTAGGCGGAGGAAGGGCCGGGATCATAGAGACCTCGTTCCGTGAAGAGACAGAGACAGACCTCTTCGGAGAACAGGCGGTCCTCTGCGGCGGAGTCAGCGAGCTCATGCAGGCAGGATTCCAGACCCTTGTAGAAGCAGGTTACCAGCCTGAGATGGCTTACTTCGAATGCATCAACGAACTCAAACTGATCGTTGACATGGTTTTCGAGGGTGGTCTCAGCTGGATGCGCTATTCAGTAAGCGACACCGCTAAGTACGGCGATATGATAGCCGGACCGCGAGTGATCGGCGAGGAATCAAAGAAAGCAATGAAACAGCTTCTGACAGAGATCCAGGACGGCACCTTCGCACGCGACTGGATACTTGAGAACCAGACAGGCCGCCCCCGCATGAAGAAATGGGCAAAGGCCGCCCAGGAAGCTGAATGTGAAGGGGTAGGAAAAGAGCTCCGCAAAATGATGCCCTGGATGGAGCAGAAAGAAATACCCCGGTTCTAA
- a CDS encoding acetolactate synthase small subunit: MKNTFTILSEDNPGVLMRIAGLIYRRGYNIESLSVGQTDTPGISRFTVVIEGEEGVYDQIRKQLLKLIEVIEVTNLTQEGPFVERWLALVKVRAPLDRRPHVLQTAEVFRCRVVDLGTEAVTLEITGDKGKMIACMEAFRPYGIIETAGSGQVALSRSGFVPEELVETGFAASK, encoded by the coding sequence ATGAAAAACACTTTTACCATCCTATCTGAAGACAACCCGGGAGTTCTCATGAGGATAGCCGGATTGATCTATAGGAGGGGCTACAACATTGAGAGCCTCAGCGTCGGACAGACAGATACTCCCGGAATATCAAGATTCACGGTCGTTATTGAGGGTGAAGAGGGTGTTTACGACCAAATCAGAAAACAGCTTCTTAAACTCATTGAGGTCATAGAGGTCACAAACCTTACGCAGGAAGGGCCGTTTGTAGAGCGCTGGCTTGCACTCGTGAAAGTCAGGGCCCCCCTTGACAGGCGTCCTCACGTTCTTCAGACAGCAGAGGTGTTCCGCTGCAGGGTCGTAGACCTGGGAACAGAAGCTGTGACACTTGAGATAACGGGAGACAAGGGAAAGATGATCGCCTGCATGGAAGCTTTTAGGCCTTACGGAATAATTGAAACAGCGGGTTCGGGGCAGGTGGCTCTTTCACGTTCCGGGTTTGTTCCTGAAGAGTTGGTTGAAACAGGTTTTGCAGCAAGCAAATAA
- a CDS encoding transcriptional repressor — protein MNVEKILSVAKLRATHQRKLVLRLLVEKGSPLSHSEISSTLVESLDKVTLYRTLQTLKAAGIVHQVQGLDGVWRFCAHDPESKGCPGDHPHFLCLHCGKMFCLTDQRLPRVEVPEGMTVEGKQLVVYGCCSECSPETEAG, from the coding sequence TTGAACGTTGAAAAAATACTTAGCGTTGCAAAACTGAGAGCCACACATCAGAGAAAGCTCGTACTGCGGCTTTTGGTGGAAAAAGGTTCCCCTCTCTCTCATAGCGAGATATCCTCTACCCTTGTCGAATCGCTTGATAAGGTCACGCTGTACAGGACCCTGCAGACCCTTAAAGCCGCGGGCATTGTACACCAGGTTCAGGGGCTGGACGGAGTATGGCGCTTCTGCGCCCATGATCCGGAGTCAAAGGGCTGTCCCGGGGATCATCCCCATTTCCTTTGTCTTCACTGCGGAAAAATGTTTTGTCTTACAGATCAGCGGCTTCCCCGGGTCGAGGTTCCCGAGGGTATGACAGTTGAGGGCAAACAGCTTGTTGTATATGGGTGCTGCAGTGAATGCAGCCCTGAAACGGAGGCCGGATAA
- a CDS encoding molybdopterin-binding protein, translating into MKITVIPLEGAIGRPLAHDLTQIDAVNHKKSARFKKGQVITEEDIPTLKDMGRENLSVMEMSPGEVHEDDAAMQLAEVLCGENLRITPPEEGRCNLIATSSGILWYLAETVNRVNQDPDWVLSALAPHRPVLKGQTVAGFRIRPLVMEDYRVERAVAAVRGSRPFAVLPFRDLKVAVVTTGKEIVDKRVQDAFRPKLDEKLSRLSGSVIGQAFCTDSLEQIANAINKFLDEGAKVIICTGGMSVDADDRTPGAIRSVCRKISFQGSPALPGAMLMLGYAKSPIDGEDVAVIGAPACVAFDERTALDKLLPFVFAGIEPGDLVRRWGVGGLCEHCPTCRYPSCSFAAGS; encoded by the coding sequence ATGAAGATAACAGTGATCCCGCTTGAAGGAGCCATTGGCAGGCCTCTTGCACATGACCTTACACAGATAGATGCGGTGAACCACAAAAAATCTGCCCGTTTCAAAAAAGGCCAGGTTATTACGGAAGAAGATATCCCCACACTGAAGGACATGGGAAGGGAAAACCTCTCTGTTATGGAAATGTCTCCCGGAGAAGTTCATGAAGATGACGCTGCTATGCAGCTCGCGGAGGTGCTCTGCGGAGAGAACTTGAGGATAACGCCTCCTGAAGAGGGCCGCTGCAATCTCATCGCGACAAGTTCAGGCATACTATGGTACCTTGCTGAGACAGTCAACAGGGTGAATCAGGATCCCGACTGGGTGCTTTCTGCGTTGGCGCCTCACCGCCCTGTACTCAAAGGACAGACGGTCGCGGGTTTTCGCATAAGACCCCTTGTAATGGAAGACTACAGGGTCGAACGTGCCGTCGCGGCAGTTAGAGGAAGCAGACCTTTCGCTGTGCTGCCCTTCAGGGATCTCAAAGTAGCTGTCGTGACCACGGGCAAAGAGATAGTTGACAAAAGGGTACAGGATGCTTTCAGGCCGAAGCTTGATGAAAAACTGAGCAGGCTCAGCGGCAGCGTTATAGGGCAGGCCTTCTGCACTGATTCTCTTGAACAGATAGCCAATGCAATCAATAAATTCCTTGATGAGGGAGCCAAGGTAATAATATGCACCGGAGGGATGAGCGTGGACGCGGACGACAGAACGCCCGGAGCTATCCGTTCTGTCTGCAGGAAGATCTCTTTCCAGGGATCTCCCGCCCTGCCGGGCGCCATGCTTATGCTGGGTTATGCCAAGTCACCCATCGACGGAGAAGATGTAGCGGTCATAGGCGCACCTGCCTGTGTTGCCTTTGATGAGAGGACAGCGCTGGATAAACTGCTGCCTTTTGTCTTTGCAGGCATAGAGCCTGGCGACCTTGTGCGAAGATGGGGTGTGGGAGGACTTTGCGAACACTGCCCGACCTGCCGGTATCCTTCGTGCTCTTTCGCGGCAGGAAGCTGA
- a CDS encoding xanthine dehydrogenase yields MNRDLLALISREVEAGDYGVLCTVTEESGSTPRSKGASMWVYKDGSISGTIGGGLLEFETIKKATELLASGDTVLVWKKELTEKDGMLCGGSATIYMEVIGREDELVILGAGHVGKAVAEVGVFAGFRVTVWDEREEYANSENIPCARTVVCPIGNIYEKGITLHERSYVVIVTRGHALDAEAVAITDKKPGAYYGMIGSRSKIAAVRKMLVARGVSQEHLDRIHQPIGLPIKAETPEEIAVSILAEIIAVRRGGDLYDLKKASQS; encoded by the coding sequence ATGAACAGAGATCTTTTGGCCCTAATAAGCAGAGAGGTCGAAGCCGGTGACTACGGTGTGCTTTGCACTGTTACCGAGGAATCCGGATCGACCCCCAGGAGCAAAGGTGCTTCCATGTGGGTGTACAAGGACGGCAGCATCAGCGGCACTATCGGCGGGGGACTCTTAGAATTTGAAACGATCAAAAAAGCCACGGAACTTCTAGCTTCAGGTGATACAGTGCTAGTATGGAAGAAGGAGCTTACAGAGAAGGACGGAATGCTCTGCGGAGGTTCAGCAACGATCTATATGGAAGTGATAGGTAGAGAAGATGAACTTGTGATCCTTGGTGCAGGACATGTGGGAAAGGCTGTTGCCGAGGTCGGGGTTTTTGCAGGATTCAGGGTCACAGTATGGGACGAGAGGGAAGAGTATGCTAACAGCGAGAATATCCCCTGTGCCCGCACGGTCGTCTGTCCTATCGGCAATATATACGAAAAAGGGATAACTCTCCACGAGAGAAGCTATGTGGTCATAGTGACCCGTGGACATGCACTGGATGCAGAGGCTGTGGCGATAACGGACAAAAAGCCCGGGGCATATTATGGAATGATAGGTTCGCGCTCAAAGATAGCGGCGGTTAGGAAGATGCTTGTTGCAAGAGGTGTCTCGCAGGAACATTTGGACCGGATACACCAGCCGATAGGACTTCCGATAAAAGCTGAGACTCCCGAAGAGATCGCGGTCTCGATCCTTGCCGAGATCATCGCGGTAAGAAGAGGCGGGGACCTTTATGATCTGAAGAAAGCCAGCCAGTCATGA
- a CDS encoding 4-hydroxy-tetrahydrodipicolinate reductase yields the protein MKIFVSGASGNVGKTLVRTIQKIEWAELVGGWCKETGEDLGEIAGIGPIGIIATNDLRSGIEAAKPDIVIDFSATPVLPGNLKLYAEKGLNAVIGTTGLTDDDLAPFIKEVKEKGLRWSVIPNYGLGISLVRDFIKKVRRYYPYLSIIDRHFPGMANAPSGTAASLAKASSGAPAPVESKEIYPGVLGAKISDVPVLSQRLPWPGPYSEHEVLLGRNDEIIRISVQDHTSDIYMDGVFLTVEKLPKMAPGTFIRELSEIIEAS from the coding sequence ATGAAGATTTTTGTTTCGGGCGCATCGGGCAACGTAGGAAAGACCCTCGTTAGGACAATACAGAAGATAGAGTGGGCAGAACTAGTCGGGGGATGGTGTAAGGAAACGGGAGAAGATCTCGGAGAAATTGCCGGGATAGGGCCGATAGGAATAATCGCCACCAACGATCTGAGGTCCGGCATCGAGGCCGCAAAGCCTGACATTGTCATAGATTTTTCTGCAACACCTGTGCTGCCGGGCAACCTGAAACTCTACGCAGAGAAAGGTCTCAATGCCGTGATCGGCACGACCGGACTTACGGACGACGACCTGGCGCCATTCATAAAAGAAGTAAAAGAAAAGGGGCTTCGCTGGTCCGTGATACCAAATTACGGTCTGGGGATAAGCCTTGTAAGAGATTTTATCAAAAAAGTACGCCGGTATTATCCCTACCTGAGCATAATCGACCGCCATTTTCCGGGAATGGCCAACGCTCCGAGCGGAACCGCGGCAAGCCTTGCAAAGGCCTCTTCGGGAGCACCCGCACCTGTGGAAAGCAAAGAGATCTACCCAGGGGTACTGGGCGCAAAGATATCTGACGTCCCGGTCCTTTCACAACGACTGCCATGGCCGGGACCATACTCTGAACATGAAGTGCTTCTCGGGAGAAATGACGAGATCATTAGAATCTCTGTTCAGGACCACACAAGTGATATTTACATGGACGGGGTCTTCCTGACTGTGGAAAAGCTTCCGAAAATGGCCCCAGGAACGTTTATACGCGAACTTTCAGAGATCATCGAAGCCAGCTGA
- a CDS encoding cysteine methyltransferase: MKTFYCYTYYGVGKVEIGTESESITDVHFAKSFVPPSEYRREETPLHKKAAEQLRGYFEGTREVFDLPLAPLGTDFQMRCWKVLLQVPYGETRSYGDIARAAGSPRGFRAVGMANNRNPIAIIIPCHRIIGSNGKLVGYGGGLDIKEFLLELERKNARS, encoded by the coding sequence ATGAAAACATTTTACTGCTACACTTACTACGGTGTCGGAAAAGTTGAGATAGGGACAGAGTCAGAGAGCATAACCGATGTCCATTTTGCGAAGTCTTTCGTACCTCCGTCAGAGTACAGGAGGGAGGAAACTCCTCTTCACAAAAAAGCGGCGGAGCAGCTAAGGGGATATTTTGAGGGTACACGTGAGGTATTTGACCTTCCACTTGCGCCGTTGGGAACAGATTTTCAGATGAGATGCTGGAAGGTCCTGCTGCAGGTGCCCTATGGAGAGACCCGAAGTTACGGAGATATTGCCCGGGCGGCGGGAAGCCCAAGAGGTTTCAGAGCTGTAGGGATGGCAAACAACAGAAATCCGATCGCCATAATCATCCCCTGTCACCGAATAATAGGATCAAACGGTAAACTTGTCGGATACGGCGGAGGTCTGGACATAAAGGAATTTTTGCTGGAATTGGAAAGAAAAAATGCCCGTTCTTGA
- a CDS encoding DNA-3-methyladenine glycosylase 2 family protein — protein MPVLEYGERELFFLSRKDKKLGKLIENTGYLKCEVSEDLFDSLVGYIATQQISNRAAETVRMRITQKFGIVTPEKTAFLPDEEIKSVGISMKKAQYIKGLSEAVLSGALDIEGLADLPDKDVASRLTSIKGIGDWTAEMFLIFSLGRMNILSYKDFAIRKGMMSLYGLKDIERGTFEKYRKRYSPYGTIASLYLWHLSENVH, from the coding sequence ATGCCCGTTCTTGAATACGGAGAAAGAGAACTTTTCTTCCTCTCCAGGAAAGACAAAAAACTTGGGAAGCTGATCGAAAACACGGGATATCTGAAATGTGAAGTGAGTGAAGATCTCTTTGACTCATTGGTGGGCTATATTGCAACGCAGCAGATATCCAACAGGGCTGCGGAAACTGTGAGGATGAGGATAACTCAAAAATTTGGGATAGTTACCCCGGAAAAGACAGCATTCCTTCCCGATGAAGAGATCAAGTCCGTAGGTATATCAATGAAAAAGGCGCAGTATATAAAGGGACTGAGTGAAGCTGTCCTTTCCGGCGCACTTGACATCGAGGGGCTTGCTGATCTGCCGGACAAAGATGTGGCCTCGCGCCTTACCTCAATAAAGGGCATAGGGGACTGGACTGCCGAGATGTTCCTTATCTTTTCACTTGGCAGGATGAACATATTAAGCTACAAAGATTTTGCCATCAGAAAAGGGATGATGTCGCTTTACGGTCTGAAGGACATCGAGAGGGGAACTTTCGAAAAATACAGGAAAAGATATTCCCCATACGGAACTATCGCTTCGTTATACCTTTGGCATCTCTCTGAGAATGTGCATTGA
- a CDS encoding adenosylmethionine decarboxylase, whose protein sequence is MAEKIKLYGFNNLTKTLSFNIYDVCYAKTEREKNEYLAYIDEQYNAERLTNILCDVTDMIGAHVLNISKQNYDPQGASVTILIAEMPIPPETLDDSCNCGLEILSKRETVCGHLDKSHLTVHTYPEFHPNQSISTFRVDIDVSTCGKISPLNALDYLIGSFDSDIIAIDYRVRGFTREMDGRKCYIDHKIASIQDFIDSRTLQEYDAQDINVYQANIFHTKMLIKELHLQNYLFNNDVLEFTPKERLEITNRLRREMIEIYTGMNIYE, encoded by the coding sequence ATGGCCGAGAAAATTAAACTGTATGGCTTTAACAACCTTACAAAAACGCTTAGCTTCAATATTTATGATGTGTGTTACGCAAAGACAGAAAGAGAAAAGAACGAGTATCTGGCATACATCGATGAACAGTACAACGCAGAGCGTCTCACCAATATCCTCTGCGATGTTACTGATATGATTGGTGCCCATGTCCTGAACATTTCCAAGCAGAACTACGACCCGCAGGGGGCAAGCGTCACCATCCTGATCGCTGAGATGCCCATTCCTCCGGAGACCCTTGACGATTCATGCAACTGCGGGCTTGAGATACTCTCGAAACGCGAAACTGTATGCGGCCATTTGGACAAGAGCCACCTTACGGTCCATACCTACCCTGAGTTCCACCCAAACCAGTCTATATCCACTTTTCGTGTGGACATAGATGTATCGACATGCGGCAAGATCTCTCCGTTGAATGCCCTTGATTATCTGATTGGCAGCTTTGATTCGGATATCATTGCGATAGACTACCGTGTCCGGGGCTTCACCCGTGAGATGGACGGCCGTAAATGCTATATCGACCACAAAATAGCCTCGATACAGGATTTCATAGATTCCAGGACCCTGCAGGAATATGACGCCCAGGACATTAACGTTTATCAGGCCAATATTTTTCACACTAAGATGCTGATAAAGGAACTGCACCTTCAGAATTATCTCTTCAACAATGATGTGCTTGAATTTACCCCCAAAGAGAGGCTTGAGATAACCAACAGGCTTCGCAGGGAAATGATAGAGATCTATACGGGAATGAATATCTATGAATAG